A genomic stretch from Enterobacter oligotrophicus includes:
- a CDS encoding YajQ family cyclic di-GMP-binding protein, translating into MPSFDIVSEVDIQEVRNGVENASREVESRFDFRGVEATFELNDANKTIKVLSESDFQVNQLLDILRAKLLKRGIEGTSLDVPEEFVHSGKTWFIEAKLKQGIESAVQKKIVKLIKDSKLKVQAQIQGEEIRVTGKSRDDLQSVMALVRGGDLGQPFQFKNFRD; encoded by the coding sequence ATGCCATCTTTCGATATTGTTTCCGAAGTTGATATCCAGGAAGTCCGCAACGGCGTGGAAAACGCAAGCCGTGAAGTTGAGTCACGTTTCGATTTTCGCGGCGTTGAGGCGACGTTTGAGCTGAACGATGCAAATAAGACGATTAAGGTGCTGAGCGAATCTGATTTCCAGGTAAATCAGCTGCTCGATATTCTGCGCGCCAAGCTGTTAAAGCGTGGCATTGAAGGCACATCGCTGGATGTGCCGGAAGAGTTTGTGCACAGCGGCAAAACCTGGTTTATTGAAGCCAAACTGAAGCAGGGTATTGAGAGCGCGGTGCAGAAAAAAATCGTTAAGCTCATTAAAGACAGCAAGCTGAAAGTTCAGGCGCAGATCCAGGGGGAAGAAATCCGTGTAACCGGTAAATCCCGTGACGATCTGCAGTCCGTCATGGCGCTGGTGCGCGGTGGCGATCTGGGACAACCGTTCCAGTTTAAAAACTTCCGCGATTAA
- the xseB gene encoding exodeoxyribonuclease VII small subunit has product MPKKNDAPASFETALNELEQIVTRLESGDLPLEEALNEFERGVQLARQGQVKLQQAEQRVQILLSDAEDAKTTPFTPDAE; this is encoded by the coding sequence ATGCCGAAGAAGAACGACGCACCGGCCAGTTTCGAAACTGCGCTGAATGAACTGGAGCAAATCGTTACCCGCCTTGAGAGCGGCGATCTCCCGCTGGAAGAGGCGCTCAACGAATTCGAACGTGGCGTGCAGCTGGCGCGCCAGGGGCAGGTCAAACTGCAGCAGGCCGAGCAGCGTGTGCAGATCCTGCTCTCAGATGCCGAAGACGCAAAAACCACGCCTTTCACACCGGACGCCGAGTAA
- the panE gene encoding 2-dehydropantoate 2-reductase has translation MKITVLGCGALGQLWLTALCKHGHEVQGWLRVPQPYCSVNLIDEDGSIFNESLTANDPDFLAQSDLLLVTLKAWQVSDAVKTLADQLPSTSPILLLHNGMGTLDELKSIAQPLLMATTTHAARRDGNIIVHVASGVTHIGPAREQDGDYSYLADILQNVLPDVAWHNNIRPQLWRKLAANCVINPLTALWDCPNGELKNHPQEVAALCAEVASVIEREGLHTSADDLRYYVEQVIDSTAENISSMLQDVRALRHTEIDYITGYLLKRARAHGIAVPENARLYDRIKRKESEYERVGTGMPRPW, from the coding sequence ATGAAAATTACAGTGCTCGGATGCGGAGCCCTTGGCCAGCTATGGCTAACCGCGCTGTGCAAGCACGGACACGAGGTACAGGGCTGGCTGCGTGTGCCCCAGCCCTACTGCAGTGTAAACCTGATTGATGAAGACGGAAGCATCTTTAACGAATCGCTCACCGCGAACGATCCTGATTTTCTTGCGCAAAGCGACCTGCTACTGGTCACTCTCAAAGCGTGGCAGGTTTCGGATGCGGTGAAAACACTGGCGGATCAGCTCCCCTCCACGTCGCCCATTTTACTGTTGCATAACGGTATGGGCACCCTTGATGAGCTGAAAAGCATCGCCCAGCCCCTGCTGATGGCCACCACCACGCATGCCGCACGACGTGATGGCAATATCATTGTGCATGTTGCCAGCGGCGTAACGCACATTGGCCCGGCCCGTGAACAGGATGGCGACTACAGTTATCTGGCGGACATACTGCAAAACGTGCTGCCGGACGTGGCCTGGCATAACAATATTCGCCCACAGCTCTGGCGCAAGCTGGCGGCCAACTGCGTGATTAATCCGCTGACGGCACTGTGGGACTGTCCGAACGGTGAGCTGAAAAACCATCCTCAGGAGGTTGCAGCCTTGTGTGCCGAGGTCGCGTCGGTGATTGAACGTGAAGGCTTACACACATCGGCGGATGATTTACGCTATTATGTTGAGCAGGTTATTGATAGTACGGCAGAAAATATCTCTTCGATGTTGCAGGATGTTCGGGCGTTACGCCACACCGAAATCGACTACATCACCGGCTATCTGTTAAAACGCGCCCGCGCACACGGCATCGCTGTGCCGGAAAATGCCCGCCTGTATGATCGAATTAAACGTAAGGAGAGTGAGTATGAGCGCGTCGGCACTGGTATGCCTCGCCCCTGGTAG
- a CDS encoding MFS transporter — translation MNDYKMTPGELRATWGLGTVFSLRMLGMFMVLPVLTTYGMALQGASEALIGLAIGIYGLAQAIFQIPFGLLSDRVGRKPLIVGGLLVFVLGSVIAALSHSIWGIILGRALQGSGAIAAAVMALLSDLTREQNRTKAMAFIGVSFGVTFAIAMVLGPIITHKLGLHALFWMIAALATLGIALTLWVVPDSKNHVLNRESGMVKGSFNKVIAEPRLLKLNFGIMCLHILLMSTFVALPGQLAAAGFPAAEHWKIYLVTMLISFVSVVPFIIYAEVKRKMKRVFLGCVALLLIAEIVLWGSGPHFWELVIGVQLFFLAFNLMEALLPSLISKESPAGYKGTAMGIYSTSQFIGVAIGGSLGGWVDGLFDSQTVFLAGALLAMLWLLIASTMKEPRYVSSLRVEIPDDIDINDALKQRLEAKEGVTEVLVVPEERSAYVKIDSKITNRFEVEQALKA, via the coding sequence ATGAACGATTATAAAATGACGCCGGGCGAGTTGCGCGCGACCTGGGGTTTAGGGACTGTTTTCTCGCTACGTATGCTTGGCATGTTTATGGTCCTGCCTGTTCTGACCACATACGGAATGGCGCTACAGGGTGCCAGCGAAGCGTTGATTGGCCTGGCGATTGGCATTTATGGTTTAGCCCAGGCGATCTTCCAGATCCCCTTTGGTTTACTCTCTGACCGCGTTGGTCGCAAGCCGCTTATCGTCGGCGGGCTACTGGTCTTTGTACTGGGTAGCGTGATTGCCGCCCTCTCCCACTCTATCTGGGGCATTATTCTTGGCCGCGCCCTGCAGGGCTCTGGCGCGATTGCCGCCGCCGTTATGGCGCTATTGTCGGACTTAACCCGCGAGCAGAACCGCACTAAAGCGATGGCCTTTATTGGCGTCAGCTTTGGCGTCACCTTTGCGATTGCGATGGTGCTTGGCCCCATCATCACGCATAAACTTGGCCTGCACGCCCTGTTCTGGATGATTGCCGCGCTAGCAACGCTCGGCATTGCATTAACGCTATGGGTTGTCCCGGACAGTAAAAACCACGTTCTGAACCGTGAATCCGGCATGGTAAAAGGCAGCTTTAATAAGGTGATTGCCGAGCCACGCCTGCTGAAGCTGAATTTCGGCATTATGTGCCTGCACATCCTGCTAATGTCCACGTTTGTGGCGCTTCCAGGCCAACTGGCGGCTGCGGGCTTCCCGGCTGCGGAACACTGGAAAATCTATCTGGTGACCATGCTTATCTCTTTTGTCTCCGTCGTGCCGTTTATCATCTACGCCGAAGTGAAACGTAAGATGAAACGCGTCTTCCTCGGTTGCGTGGCACTACTGCTGATTGCGGAAATCGTGCTGTGGGGTTCGGGCCCCCACTTCTGGGAACTGGTTATCGGCGTGCAGCTATTCTTCCTGGCCTTTAATCTGATGGAAGCGCTGTTACCTTCACTTATCAGCAAAGAATCCCCGGCTGGCTACAAAGGCACCGCGATGGGGATTTACTCCACCAGTCAGTTTATCGGCGTCGCGATTGGTGGCTCCCTCGGCGGCTGGGTGGACGGCCTGTTTGACTCTCAAACGGTATTTTTAGCAGGTGCATTGCTGGCGATGCTCTGGCTGCTTATCGCCAGCACCATGAAAGAGCCGCGCTATGTCAGCAGTTTACGAGTGGAAATCCCGGACGATATCGACATTAACGATGCGCTAAAACAGCGCCTTGAAGCGAAAGAAGGCGTTACTGAGGTGTTGGTTGTGCCGGAAGAGCGTAGCGCCTACGTCAAAATTGACAGCAAAATCACTAACCGCTTTGAAGTGGAGCAGGCGCTGAAAGCCTGA
- the thiI gene encoding tRNA uracil 4-sulfurtransferase ThiI, whose protein sequence is MKFIIKLFPEITIKSQSVRLRFIKILTGNIRNVLKHYDETLAVVRHWDHVEVRAKDENKRLDIRDALTRIPGIHHILEVEDVPFSDMHDIFEKALVQYRDQIEGKTFCVRVKRRGKHEFSSIEVERYVGGGLNQHVETARVRLTNPDVTVNLEIENDRLLLVKGRYEGIGGFPIGTQEDVLSLISGGFDSGVSSYMLMRRGCRVHYCFFNLGGAAHEIGVRQVAHYLWNRFGSSHRVRFVAINFEPVVGEILEKVDDGQMGVVLKRMMVRAASKVAERYGVQALVTGEALGQVSSQTLTNLRLIDNVSDTLILRPLISHDKEHIIDLAREIGTEDFARTMPEYCGVISKSPTVKAVKAKIEAEEENFDFAILEKVVAEASNIDIREIAQQTEQDVVEVETVSGFGANDAILDIRSIDEQDDKPLKVEGVDVVSLPFYKLSTKFGDLDQSKTYLLWCERGVMSRLQALYLREQGFANVKVYRP, encoded by the coding sequence ATGAAGTTTATCATTAAATTGTTCCCTGAAATCACCATCAAAAGCCAATCTGTGCGTTTGCGCTTTATTAAAATTCTCACCGGGAACATTCGTAACGTATTAAAGCACTACGACGAAACCCTCGCCGTGGTGCGCCACTGGGACCACGTAGAAGTGCGTGCCAAAGACGAAAACAAACGTCTTGATATCCGCGACGCGCTGACCCGCATTCCGGGTATCCACCATATTCTGGAAGTGGAAGACGTCCCGTTCAGCGATATGCATGACATCTTTGAAAAAGCGCTGGTGCAGTACCGCGACCAGATCGAAGGCAAAACCTTCTGTGTGCGCGTGAAGCGCCGTGGCAAGCATGAGTTTAGCTCTATCGAAGTAGAACGCTATGTCGGCGGTGGTCTGAACCAGCACGTTGAGACGGCGCGCGTGCGCCTGACCAACCCGGATGTGACCGTGAATCTGGAGATCGAAAACGATCGCCTGCTGCTGGTAAAAGGCCGTTACGAAGGTATCGGTGGCTTCCCGATCGGCACTCAGGAAGATGTGCTGTCGCTGATCTCCGGCGGCTTCGACTCCGGCGTCTCAAGCTACATGCTGATGCGTCGCGGCTGCCGCGTACACTACTGCTTCTTCAACCTGGGCGGTGCGGCGCATGAAATCGGCGTGCGTCAGGTGGCGCATTACCTGTGGAACCGCTTTGGCAGCTCCCACCGCGTGCGTTTTGTGGCGATCAACTTTGAACCGGTGGTTGGCGAAATCCTGGAGAAAGTGGACGACGGACAGATGGGCGTGGTACTGAAACGCATGATGGTGCGTGCAGCGTCCAAAGTCGCTGAGCGTTACGGCGTACAGGCGCTGGTCACCGGTGAAGCGCTGGGCCAGGTTTCCAGCCAGACGCTGACCAACCTGCGTTTGATCGACAACGTCTCGGATACGCTGATCCTGCGTCCGCTGATCTCCCACGATAAAGAGCACATCATCGATTTAGCGCGTGAAATTGGCACCGAAGATTTTGCCCGCACCATGCCGGAATACTGCGGTGTGATCTCAAAAAGCCCAACCGTCAAAGCGGTGAAGGCGAAGATTGAAGCGGAAGAAGAGAACTTTGATTTTGCCATTCTTGAGAAAGTGGTGGCGGAAGCGTCCAACATTGATATTCGCGAGATTGCCCAGCAGACCGAGCAGGACGTGGTCGAAGTTGAGACCGTCAGCGGTTTCGGTGCCAACGATGCGATTCTGGATATCCGCTCTATTGATGAGCAGGATGACAAGCCGCTGAAGGTTGAAGGTGTGGACGTGGTGTCTCTGCCGTTCTACAAGCTGAGCACCAAATTTGGCGACCTCGACCAGAGCAAAACGTATCTGCTGTGGTGTGAGCGTGGGGTGATGAGCCGCCTGCAGGCGCTCTACCTGCGCGAGCAGGGCTTTGCGAATGTGAAGGTGTATCGCCCGTAG
- the yajL gene encoding protein deglycase YajL, whose protein sequence is MSASALVCLAPGSEETEAVTTIDLMVRGGIAVTTASVASDGDRVITCSRGVKLLADAPLVEVADGDYDVIVLPGGVKGAECFRDSPLLVETVRQFHLSGRIVAAICAAAGTVLVPHNLFPIGNMTGFPGLKETIPEDQWVDKRVVWDPRVNLLTSQGPGTAIDFGLKIIDLLVGREKAYEVASSLVMAAGIYNYYE, encoded by the coding sequence ATGAGCGCGTCGGCACTGGTATGCCTCGCCCCTGGTAGCGAAGAGACTGAAGCGGTAACCACCATTGACTTAATGGTGCGCGGTGGGATTGCGGTGACAACCGCCAGCGTCGCCAGCGATGGCGATCGGGTCATCACCTGCTCTCGCGGCGTGAAGCTCCTCGCGGATGCTCCACTGGTCGAAGTGGCTGACGGCGATTACGACGTCATCGTCTTGCCGGGCGGAGTGAAAGGCGCGGAGTGTTTCCGCGACAGCCCGCTGCTAGTCGAGACCGTCAGGCAGTTTCACTTGTCTGGTCGCATTGTCGCCGCGATTTGCGCTGCCGCCGGAACCGTTCTGGTTCCTCATAACCTGTTCCCGATTGGCAACATGACCGGTTTCCCAGGGCTGAAGGAGACGATTCCAGAGGACCAGTGGGTGGATAAACGCGTCGTCTGGGACCCGCGCGTCAATCTGCTGACCAGCCAGGGGCCGGGTACCGCGATTGATTTTGGCTTAAAGATTATTGACCTGCTGGTGGGACGCGAGAAAGCCTACGAAGTGGCGTCGTCGCTGGTGATGGCGGCAGGGATTTATAACTACTACGAATAA
- the ispA gene encoding (2E,6E)-farnesyl diphosphate synthase — MDFANTLQARVIRANDALRRFIAPQPFQNTPLVEAMHYGALLGGKRLRPFLVYATGNMFGISDNTLDAPAAAVECIHAYSLIHDDLPAMDDDDLRRGQPTCHIKFGEANAILAGDALQTLAFSILSDAPMAEVNDRDRLAMVSELAMASGVAGMCGGQALDLEAEGRQVDLEQLERIHRHKTGALIRAAVRLGALSAGERGRNALPILDRYAESIGLAFQVQDDILDVVGDTATLGKRQGADQQLGKSTYPALLGLEQAQRKAWDLIEDARQSLNELAAQSLDTSALEALADYIIQRDK; from the coding sequence ATGGATTTTGCCAACACGCTTCAGGCGCGCGTAATCCGCGCTAACGACGCCCTGCGCCGTTTTATTGCGCCACAGCCTTTTCAGAACACTCCTCTGGTTGAGGCCATGCATTATGGCGCACTCTTAGGCGGAAAGCGCCTGCGCCCGTTCCTGGTGTATGCCACAGGCAACATGTTCGGGATCAGCGATAACACGCTGGACGCCCCGGCGGCTGCCGTTGAGTGCATCCACGCCTATTCGCTGATCCACGATGATTTACCCGCCATGGACGATGACGATCTGCGTCGCGGCCAGCCGACCTGCCATATCAAGTTTGGCGAAGCAAATGCCATTCTGGCGGGAGATGCTCTGCAAACGCTGGCATTTTCGATTTTAAGCGATGCCCCGATGGCCGAAGTGAACGACCGCGATCGCCTGGCGATGGTGTCCGAACTGGCGATGGCCAGCGGCGTCGCCGGAATGTGCGGCGGTCAGGCGCTGGATTTAGAGGCGGAAGGCCGCCAGGTTGACCTGGAACAGCTGGAACGCATTCACCGCCATAAAACGGGGGCATTAATCCGTGCCGCCGTTCGTCTGGGCGCGCTGAGTGCAGGTGAACGCGGGCGTAACGCCCTGCCGATTCTGGACAGATACGCAGAGAGTATCGGTCTGGCGTTCCAGGTTCAGGATGACATTCTGGATGTGGTGGGCGATACTGCAACATTGGGAAAACGTCAGGGTGCAGACCAGCAGCTTGGCAAAAGTACCTATCCCGCCCTGCTGGGCCTTGAGCAAGCCCAACGTAAAGCCTGGGACCTGATAGAGGATGCCCGCCAGTCACTGAATGAACTGGCCGCGCAATCACTGGATACCTCGGCACTGGAAGCGCTAGCGGACTACATAATCCAGCGTGATAAATAA